In a single window of the Nicotiana tomentosiformis chromosome 8, ASM39032v3, whole genome shotgun sequence genome:
- the LOC104093770 gene encoding receptor kinase-like protein Xa21, translating into MVVELRGLISLDISRNELVGHLPISIQGLKNLQALNHAENRINGSLSTNLCLLQSLSELYLSRNQIIDPISEGFVKLNSLRKLYFDYNKVMLSVPRSIWNLKDLLLLNLSSNLLNGSLHPDIGNSKAAIFINLSRNNFSNEISVTVGGLSNLINFSLVHQYLPNGNIEKWLYYDNHALGIMRRLNIMIYVAYALEYLLHHGYLKPVVHCDASNVLLDGNLVAHLSDFGIAKIFGDRESIAYTKTLATMGYIAPEYYGMEGLVSTKCHVYSVEVYD; encoded by the exons ATGGTTGTGGAATTGAGAGGTTTAATATCTTTAGACATATCAAGAAATGAATTGGTTGGTCATCTTCCAATTTCAATACAAGGACTAAAGAATCTCCAAGCATTAAACCATGCTGAGAATAGGATAAATGGATCACTTTCAACCAATCTTTGTCTTTTGCAAAGTTTGAGTGAACTGTATTTGAGTAGAAATCAAATAATTGATCCAATATCGGAAGGCTTTGTGAAACTGAATTCTCTAAGAAAGCTTTACTTTGATTATAATAAGGTAATGTTAAGTGTGCCGAGAAGcatttggaatctcaaagatctTCTGCTGTTAAACTTATCATCAAACTTGTTGAATGGTTCTCTACATCCAGATATTGGAAATTCAAAGGCTGCAATATTCATAAACTTGTCAAGAAACAATTTCTCAAATGAAATTTCAGTGACAGTCGGAGGCCTATCAAACTTGATCAATTTTTCTTTAGTACATC AGTACTTGCCAAATGGGAACATTGAGAAGTGGCTATACTATGACAACCATGCTTTAGGTATAATGCGAAGACTGAATATTATGATATATGTAGCTTACGCATTAGAGTATCTTCTTCATCATGGTTATTTGAAGCCTGTGGTCCATTGTGATGCTAGTAATGTCTTGTTGGATGGAAATTTGGTTGCTCATTTAAGTGATTTTGGAATAGCAAAAATATTTGGTGACAGAGAGAGCATAGCATATACAAAAACCCTTGCAACAATGGGGTATATTGCACCAG AGTACTATGGAATGGAAGGGTTAGTGTCAACGAAATGCCATGTTTATAGTGTTGAAGTGTATGACTAA